GGCCGACATAACCGCAAGCGCCATCATCACCGGCTGCGCCGACTTCGCCTTCAGTATCTTCGCAGGCTTAGCGGTCTTTGCGACCATGGGATTCATGGCGCACACCTCCGGGTTGCCCTTCGATAAGGTCGTCACCGAGGGAATCGGGCTCGCCTTCGTCGCCTACCCAAAGGCCATCAACGCCATGCCCTACTTGCCGGCGGCCTTCGGGATTGCCTTCTTCCTCGCCCTCATCATCGCAGGACTCTCCTCATCGGTCTCAATAGTCGAGGCCTTCGCATCGAGCCTCATGGACGAGTACGGCATAAGCCGCGGCGTGACTATCACCCTAAGCTGCATCGCGGGCTTCATCCTAAGCCTCATCTTCACGACCCGTGGAGGCCTCTTCTGGCTCGATATCGTAGACCACTACATCCTGGAGTACGGGCTCATTGTGGTGGGCCTGCTGGAGTGTCTCGTGATCGGGTGGGTTTTCGGGGCCGGAAACATGCGGAAACATGTCAACGCCACCAGCTCCATCAAGATTGGGCGCGTTTGGGAGTTCTTCATCAAGTATTTGACGCCCGCCATCCTGGGCTTCATCCTCGTGGCTACCCTCATCGAAGAGGTTCAGGCCCCCTACGGTGGATACCCCCGGTTGGCAACTCTTCTTATAGGCGGTGGGTGGCTGGTAATGACTCTCCTGGTGGCCTGGTTCCTCACCACCCGCCGAAAACGGATCGACGTCCAGCATCTTCCGGAAAGCCCCTGAGGCTGCCTTATACTGTTTCTCATTCCGACGGAACGTACCGGTGTAAGATTACCAGGCCCGCCCCCACCATGACGGCCAGCACCGCAACGGCTATCCGATACCGGAGCGCCCCTGGCAAGCCGGCGGCCGCCCACACGATGCCGCCCCAGACCAGCGGCCCCACGATGGCGGCGGCTTTGCCGCTCATCGCATAGAGGCCGAAGAACTCCGCCAGCTCGTCCCCAGGGACAAGCCTTACGAGCAGGGGCCGCGCGGCCGTCCACGTCCCGCCGAGACAGATCCCGATGGCCGAGCCAAGCACCCACGCCACGAGCCCGTGGCTGGCCAGGGCGAGAACCACCAGGCAGACGAGCCACCCGACCAGCACCCCCTCGAGGGTCCGCTTCGGCCCCACCCTGTCGACCAGCCGACCCAATACCAAAGAGCCCGCGACGGCCGAGACGGTCGATAGGATGAAGAAGGGGGTGAGCTCACTGTCGGTGAAACCCCATACCCGATGGGCGTAGACGGCCATGAAGATTATCACCGTGGCGATGGCCTCCTCGTAGAGGAACTTTGCTACGAGGAAGGCCCTAAGGCCGGGGTAGAGGCGGGCGTTGGTAAGGGTCTCACGCACCTTCCCGAAGGCCTCCATCCAGGAGGGACCTCGGGCCGGGGCGGGACGGGGCTCCGATGCCTCGGTCACCCAGAGAAGACAAGGCACGGCGAAAAGAGCGAAGAGGACGGCTGTGGGCAGGAACGTCGCAGCGCGGCCGG
This window of the Nitrospinota bacterium genome carries:
- a CDS encoding sodium-dependent transporter yields the protein MSAGREQWRTRRGFLFAAIGSAIGLGNIWRFSYMTYTNGGAAFLIPYALALITAGIPILILEFGLGHRMGVAAPLAFRRIDRRWELLGWWPIIFIMIGIELYYTVILGWCVNYLAYATRLTWGADANAFFFKEFLQLSGGPWEVGKPVGVIVIGLAIVWAANWFICTKGIQKGVERACLVFMPLLVFLIAMLIIRGFTLPGAKQGLTWYLKPDFSKLTNLAVWRSAYSQTFFSLSIAFGIMITYASYLPRKADITASAIITGCADFAFSIFAGLAVFATMGFMAHTSGLPFDKVVTEGIGLAFVAYPKAINAMPYLPAAFGIAFFLALIIAGLSSSVSIVEAFASSLMDEYGISRGVTITLSCIAGFILSLIFTTRGGLFWLDIVDHYILEYGLIVVGLLECLVIGWVFGAGNMRKHVNATSSIKIGRVWEFFIKYLTPAILGFILVATLIEEVQAPYGGYPRLATLLIGGGWLVMTLLVAWFLTTRRKRIDVQHLPESP
- a CDS encoding MFS transporter, coding for MNVVSLYFPLWLTADLGASDLWVSLANSGSMALVALSMPLLGVLADHGRRRRAFLVVFTAVACAFTALIGMGGRVSPAAAVVAFIAANYAYQGGLVFYNALLPAVAGPAEVGRISGYGVALGYLGAIAGMIFVLPFATGSLFGWNVPFITGAGRAATFLPTAVLFALFAVPCLLWVTEASEPRPAPARGPSWMEAFGKVRETLTNARLYPGLRAFLVAKFLYEEAIATVIIFMAVYAHRVWGFTDSELTPFFILSTVSAVAGSLVLGRLVDRVGPKRTLEGVLVGWLVCLVVLALASHGLVAWVLGSAIGICLGGTWTAARPLLVRLVPGDELAEFFGLYAMSGKAAAIVGPLVWGGIVWAAAGLPGALRYRIAVAVLAVMVGAGLVILHRYVPSE